In Chengkuizengella sediminis, the sequence CGAACGTCCACTTGCAGCAACTAAAATGATAACCAAAAGAATAAAGAGTACTAGAACTAATGCAGCTCCAGAACTACTGTGTCCACTCATGTTAATCCCTCCTTTCTATATATAATGTAATATATAATATGAAAGGAAAATCTAAACTGCTTGGGTTAATGCTCTGATACAAGTACACATTTTTCATAGATTAAAACCCCACTACATGAATAGTGAGGTTTCCGTAGAGAGATTATATGAGCGCACACCCTCCTATTACTAGGAGGTAATATATTCTATGTTCATACCCTTCATTTGGTATAGACAACTGACTTGCTTGTTTGAAATTGTGCTATTATACTATTTCAAAAAAAAGGAACGCAAAGGGTCCTTGAGTTAAAAAATATTGAATTATATTTAATTCCGGAGCAGTTCTACCTAATCTCGAGCCACCACTTGCAGCAACTAAAATAATAACTAAAAGGTTGGCAAATTCTGGAATGCAGCCTGTTGCATTTGTTCAATCATTTGTTCAAGCCTTGCTAGATCTTCAAACATCTCACTACGTAAATCTAACATTCTGGTCAATTCTACTATCTCTTCTTGATTTGTTACATCAATTGTTCCAGATGAACCTCCTGAGCCATATCTCGAACG encodes:
- a CDS encoding YjcZ family sporulation protein, coding for MSGHSSSGAALVLVLFILLVIILVAASGRSRYTTAPTATEFFFPTGL